Proteins encoded within one genomic window of Aerococcus viridans:
- a CDS encoding competence/damage-inducible protein A has product MKVEIIAVGTELLMGQIANTNAQFIARKLNELGFDHYVQTVIGDNPERLKKVTAQAEQRSDIIIYTGGLGPTRDDLTKQTISAYLNQPLIHDEVGMETIKATFKGRIMTENNLSMGLTFEAGHTFPNDVGQALGTAIEHDNHTYILLPGPPSEMKHMFNHYVADYLLDQYQNDMVLTSKYLHYFGIGESQLADTIDDLIMGQENPTVAIYFGNFMVTVRLTAAGRNEAENKPLLEDLATAINARLADYYVGEGENLGINEVLVEKLTDREQTIAFAESFTGGLAAKKVVDVPGSSKVLHGSAVTYTETAKANVLNVQPQTLETYGMVSAETATEMAENVRDLYQSDFGVSFTGVAGPDAMEGKEVGTVYIGIAQAGQETKVLTPTLRGSRQNIQYRSVYSAYFDIIKN; this is encoded by the coding sequence ATGAAAGTAGAAATTATAGCTGTCGGAACAGAATTATTAATGGGACAAATCGCGAATACAAATGCGCAATTTATTGCACGAAAATTGAATGAATTAGGCTTTGACCATTACGTACAAACGGTCATTGGAGATAACCCTGAACGGTTAAAGAAGGTGACCGCTCAGGCTGAACAAAGGTCGGATATCATTATTTATACAGGTGGTTTAGGACCTACTCGAGATGATTTAACCAAACAAACTATTTCAGCTTACTTAAATCAACCACTCATTCACGATGAAGTGGGGATGGAAACCATCAAAGCAACTTTTAAAGGCAGAATCATGACTGAAAACAATCTGTCTATGGGACTAACTTTTGAAGCAGGGCATACTTTCCCTAATGATGTAGGGCAAGCGCTTGGTACAGCGATTGAACATGATAACCATACCTATATTCTATTGCCAGGACCACCATCTGAAATGAAGCATATGTTCAACCATTATGTAGCTGATTATTTACTAGACCAATACCAAAATGACATGGTACTAACATCTAAATACCTGCACTATTTTGGTATCGGTGAATCGCAATTAGCTGACACTATTGATGATTTGATTATGGGTCAAGAAAATCCAACAGTAGCCATTTACTTTGGAAATTTCATGGTAACAGTTAGACTAACTGCAGCTGGTAGAAATGAAGCAGAAAACAAGCCTTTATTAGAAGACTTGGCTACAGCTATCAACGCTCGGTTAGCTGACTATTATGTAGGGGAAGGAGAAAACTTAGGCATCAATGAAGTATTGGTAGAGAAATTGACAGACCGTGAGCAGACCATTGCTTTCGCTGAAAGTTTCACTGGTGGACTGGCAGCTAAAAAAGTTGTCGATGTCCCAGGATCTTCAAAAGTCTTACACGGATCAGCCGTCACTTATACAGAAACAGCCAAAGCCAATGTGTTAAATGTCCAACCGCAAACACTGGAAACTTATGGCATGGTGAGTGCTGAAACAGCGACTGAAATGGCGGAAAATGTACGAGACCTATATCAATCTGACTTTGGAGTATCCTTCACAGGTGTCGCTGGACCGGATGCCATGGAAGGAAAAGAAGTGGGGACTGTCTATATTGGTATCGCCCAAGCTGGCCAAGAAACTAAAGTTTTAACACCAACATTAAGAGGCAGTCGTCAAAATATTCAATATCGTTCAGTCTATTCAGCTTACTTTGATATCATTAAAAATTAA